One part of the Megachile rotundata isolate GNS110a chromosome 16, iyMegRotu1, whole genome shotgun sequence genome encodes these proteins:
- the Ack-like gene encoding activated Cdc42 kinase-like isoform X2 produces the protein MDTQGGMSRNTGPGLYEFLMEAELQQYYPGIRGDLKVQTTAQLKYVTEEDLNAIGMSKPEMRRLKKYFQKHFPQNYLSKFKKMLLPKRDEPTMGGLTMLPEERQDRPPIRVPNKHMIPADAIIVNKELGTGEFGVVQQGVWTNDGERIQVAIKCLSRERMQNNPIEFLKEAAIMHAIDHEHIVRLYGVVLDTNSLMLVTELAPLRSLLECLKEPSLRASFPVLSLCDFAVQIADGMQYLEAKRLIHRDLAARNILVFSKNKVKISDFGLSRALGVGKDYYQTNFNVNLKLPIAWCAPESISYLKFTSASDVWAYGVTLWEMFSYGFQPWAALTGHQILEAIDEPNFQRLEQPECCPKDYFALMQQCWQHEPSKRPKFSELINLLPDLKPEQVQAVQDSSETGQLVYRQGDVITVLDKGSSNTLWKGVLNNGKTGFFNPAHTIAYLGSNLPSNKPGEFTRGDGKNAFSSQRRKIRTDMISSPQGDLKHTGHVGLDGAYFGDIGFLGGKYPHLPRQVVTPYKPQEDVTENSSQAINQDARNTEMNRELLRDNRNMQQDIQNKHENIWSDASSEVCHVGNSSKQSVPLNVAGNNDSLGADHEYHEISDEENQDSPLRFDKTLNFDFGPSLLAEMDQMFRSLGSSPPPPPPAHPLSAEHESSNVRNELREIQAKQSNKKKQATVKPISAADQKTLYSAIAMAQELTARSMTDLEHPPESPRTPASPSRRRKFSFKLPHQHSPKPDRRHFSEEAASIPDIQWLCSSLQSLSSTVSSIESLGAPSTLKLPLWDKASAEFCFAKSRELLTKPTAWTSYMDIEFDAHILDNAAMKQNLVKSTEFLENGNKKSNYNCENVTDTNEKLNVLQQNGKIPPLSIENSNFDFPREQKRVSTSYVDRYFEQSKYFEDDGALSCTTEKTPYFGEEKMDKYDKINNLEQPNRSCYSNIQEQAPVIANKHNQQMPNKFGNCDQQLKENVGNFDAQCEETASFDLIKEKPVNFADFPRSKPVKFDSSRDKIDLGTRPKISSSFSDSSKMNIPEFPKKIDVSKTRGGKIAFVPRNANQDAKSAIYGSTDSIKTNLKAGGEADNPRGNMEAVRINIQSFRKIEQNQNGHDGFPFVISNNPLFIAESEKKESPVYSSSESLRVNFQRLRRKSDAEANNQVELSSKLLAEKYQREVSGLESVKNYLDSKKGQGLNLGLGKLTQNMIQLGKNIAQNSRNIDTTASKSLVTNMRNLDMSGQTQSSLRSLNIPTQKPKHLDLNIPLQCQSQISMKLNLMQKANPPSSPTIHQHILEPPKLYQNDNTRQEVSKTDVMLEKMSTTTNIYRHRTSSLSENRKPQMKNIRRSFHPTNDSSEDSDSISHSETDIRSRLRYKRRHKKVPHNLRLNFKNKGHFLHPETARGFSSIELCGKSPPPSTSFLNSLSPPFSSRNNLLSWPESAPSSSLTFTSNSDLDSDTSSEYPEFTSDILTFPPSPAP, from the exons ATGG ACACACAAGGAGGAATGTCCCGAAACACTGGGCCTGGTTTGTATGAGTTCCTTATGGAAGCAGAGCTTCAACAATATTATCCTGGAATTCGAG GGGACTTGAAAGTACAGACCACTGCACAATTGAAATATGTAACAGAAGAAGATTTGAACGCGATTGGAATGAGCAAACCAGAGATGCGTCGTTTGAAGAAGTATTTTCAGAAGCATTTTCCACAAAATTATCTTTCCAAGTTTAAAAAGATGCTGTTACCAAAACGGGATGAACCAACAATGGGTGGTTTGACCATGTTACCGGAAGAGAGACAAGATAGACCCCCTATTCGTGTTCCTAATAAACATATGATACCAGCTGATGCTATTATCGTAAATAAAGAACTAGGAACAGGAGAATTTGGAGTTGTACAGCAAGGTGTTTGGACAAATGATGGGGAGAGGATACAAGTTGCCATTAAGTGTTTGTCACGAGAAAGAATGCAGAATAATCctattgaatttttgaaagaagCAGCTATAATGCATGCCATAGATCATGAACACATTGTAAGACTGTACGGTGTAGTTTTGGATACAAATTCTTTAATGCTTGTCACGGAATTAGCACCTTTGAGATCTTTACTAGAATGCCTGAAAGAACCTAGCTTACGTGCTAGTTTTCCAGTTCTTTCTTTGTGCGATTTTGCCGTGCAAATTGCAGATGGTATGCAATATTTAGAAGCAAAGAGGCTGATACATCGTGATCTTGCTGCCAGAAATATTTTGGTGTTTTCCAAAAATAAAGTGAAGATATCTGATTTCGGATTATCTCGTGCTCTAGGAGTTGGGAAAGACTATtatcaaacaaattttaatgtaaatttaaaattaccaaTAGCTTGGTGTGCTCCAGAAAGCATATCTTACTTAAAATTTACTTCTGCAAGTGATGTATGGGCTTACGGGGTAACCTTGTGGGAAATGTTTAGTTATGGCTTTCAACCATGGGCAGCATTAACTGGTCATCAAATTTTGGAAGCAATAGAtgaaccaaattttcaaagattaGAGCAACCAGAGTGTTGTCCAAAAGATTATTTTGCACTTATGCAGCAATGTTGGCAGCATGAACCATCCAAGAGACCTAAATTTTCGGAATTGATTAATCTTTTGCCTGATTTAAAACCAGAACAAGTTCAGGCTGTTCAGGATAGTTCAGAAACAGGTCAGCTTGTTTACAGGCAAGGCGACGTTATTACTGTTTTAGATAAAGGTAGCAGTAACACATTATGGAAAGGTGTTTTAAATAATGGAAAAACTGGTTTCTTTAATCCTGCTCATACAATAGCGTATCTTGGATCTAATTTACCAAGTAATAAGCCTGGAGAATTTACGCGCGGGGATGGCAAAAATGCCTTTTCTTCCCAAAGACGAAAAATTCGTACGGACATGATTTCTTCTCCGCAAGGTGACTTGAAACACACTGGTCACGTTGGGTTAGATGGAGCTTATTTTGGTGATATTGGTTTCCTTGGTGGGAAATATCCGCATTTACCACGACAGGTAGTTACTCCGTACAAACCACAGGAAGATGTAACAGAAAATTCTAGTCAAGCTATAAACCAAGATGCAAGAAACACAGAAATGAACAGGGAATTATTGAGGGACAATAGGAACATGCAGCAAGATATTCAAAATAAGCATG aaaatatatgGTCGGATGCGAGTTCTGAAGTATGTCACGTGGGTAACTCGAGTAAACAATCTGTTCCATTAAACGTAGCTGGCAATAATGATTCTCTTGGAGCAGATCATGAGTATCATGAGATCAGTGACGAAGAAAATCAAGATAGTCCATTAAGATTTGACAAAacattaaattttgattttggtCCAAGTTTGTTGGCTGAAATGGACCAAATGTTCAGATCATTAG GTTCTTCTCCTCCTCCACCGCCTCCTGCTCACCCTTTATCCGCTGAGCACGAATCAAGTAACGTTAGAAACGAACTAAGGGAGATACAGGCAAAACAGAGCAATAAGAAAAAACAAGCCACC GTGAAGCCTATCTCAGCCGCCGATCAGAAAACTCTCTACTCAGCCATTGCTATGGCACAGGAATTGACAGCACGTTCCATGACAGATCTTGAACATCCACCGGAGTCTCCCCGAACACCTGCCAGTCCTTCAAGACGCAGAAAGTTCTCTTTTAAGTTGCCACATCAACACAGTCCCAAACCAGACAGACGACACTTTTCAGAAGAAGCTGCCAGTATACCTGACATACAG TGGTTATGTTCGAGCTTGCAATCATTGTCATCCACCGTCTCTAGCATAGAATCACTCGGTGCACCGTCCACCTTAAAGTTACCATTATGGGACAAAGCATCGGCTGAATTTTGTTTCGCAAAGTCACGCGAGCTTCTGACGAAACCTACTGCATGGACCTCGTATATGGACATAGAGTTTGATGCTCATATCTTGGACAACGCAGCCATGAAACAAAATCTCGTCAAGTCCACCGAGTTTTTGGAGAACGGTAACAAAAAAAGTAACTACAATTGTGAGAACGTAACAGACACGAACGAGAAGTTGAACGTTCTTCAGCAAAATGGTAAAATACCTCCTCTGAGCATAGAGAATTCTAATTTCGACTTTCCTCGAGAACAGAAGAGGGTATCTACCAGTTACGTGGATCGTTACTTCGAACAATCAAAGTACTTCGAGGACGATGGCGCACTGAGTTGTACTACGGAGAAGACACCTTATTTTGGGGAGGAGAAGATGGATAAATATGATAAGATCAATAATCTGGAGCAACCTAACAGATCATGCTACTCGAACATTCAAGAACAGGCTCCTGTGATCGCGAACAAACACAATCAACAGATGCCAAATAAGTTTGGTAACTGTGACCAGCAACTGAAGGAGAACGTAGGAAATTTCGACGCACAGTGCGAGGAGACAGCGAGCTTTGATTTGATAAAAGAGAAGCCCGTAAATTTTGCCGACTTCCCACGTAGCAAGCCGGTTAAGTTTGATTCATCCAGAGACAAGATAGATCTGGGTACGAGACCCAAAATCTCCAGTTCTTTCAGTGATTCTTCCAAGATGAacattccagaattccccaaaAAAATCGACGTTTCAAAGACTAGGGGTGGGAAAATAGCTTTTGTTCCCAGGAACGCCAATCAAGATGCTAAAAGTGCCATTTACGGATCAACGGATAGCATAAAGACCAATTTGAAAGCTGGAGGAGAGGCGGACAACCCGAGAGGAAACATGGAAGCTGTGAGGATCAATATACAGAGCTTCCGTAAGATAGAACAGAATCAGAATGGTCACGACGGTTTCCCTTTCGTAATATCTAACAATCCTTTATTCATAGCTGAATCTGAGAAAAAGGAGTCCCCTGTGTATAGTAGTTCAGAGAGTCTGCGAGTGAATTTCCAACGACTCAGGAGGAAGTCGGATGCAGAAGCGAACAATCAGGTTGAATTAAGCAGCAAACTGCTGGCAGAAAAGTATCAGCGCGAAGTATCTGGTTTGGAGAGcgtaaaaaattatttggatTCGAAAAAGGGCCAAGGATTGAATCTGGGTCTGGGTAAGCTAACGCAAAACATGATCCAACTTGGCAAAAACATTGCACAGAATTCCAGAAATATAGATACCACCGCGTCCAAGTCATTGGTGACAAACATGAGGAACTTGGATATGTCTGGGCAAACCCAGTCGTCGCTTAGGAGCTTGAATATTCCTACTCAGAAGCCTAAGCATTTGGACTTGAACATTCCGCTTCAATGTCAGTCGCAGATCAGCATGAAGCTGAATTTAATGCAGAAAGCGAATCCACCGTCTAGTCCCACCATACATCAGCATATCTTGGAACCACCTAAATTGTATCAGAACGACAACACAAGGCAAGAGGTATCGAAGACCGATGTTATGTTGGAGAAAATGTCGACGACCACAAATATATACAGACACAGAACCTCGTCTCTGTCGGAGAACAGGAAACCACAGATGAAAAATATTAGAAGATCTTTTCATCCTACGAACGACTCCAGCGAGGATTCAGATTCTATATCCCATTCAGAGACTGATATAAGGAGTCGTTTACGATACAAACGACGTCACAAGAAGGTCCCACACAATCTGCGCTTGAACTTCAAGAACAAGGGTCACTTCTTGCATCCAGAGACAGCGAGGGGATTTTCGTCCATAGAACTTTGCGGGAAATCACCGCCTCCGTCGACCagctttttaaattctttatcgCCGCCTTTCTCTTCTAGAAACAATTTGCTTTCTTGGCCAGAAAGTGCCCCCAGTTCTAGTCTGACGTTCACCAGTAACTCTGATCTGGATTCAGACACTAGTTCAGAATATCCAGAATTTACCAGCGACATATTGACTTTCCCACCATCTCCTGCTCCATAA
- the Ack-like gene encoding activated Cdc42 kinase-like isoform X1: protein MDTQGGMSRNTGPGLYEFLMEAELQQYYPGIRGDLKVQTTAQLKYVTEEDLNAIGMSKPEMRRLKKYFQKHFPQNYLSKFKKMLLPKRDEPTMGGLTMLPEERQDRPPIRVPNKHMIPADAIIVNKELGTGEFGVVQQGVWTNDGERIQVAIKCLSRERMQNNPIEFLKEAAIMHAIDHEHIVRLYGVVLDTNSLMLVTELAPLRSLLECLKEPSLRASFPVLSLCDFAVQIADGMQYLEAKRLIHRDLAARNILVFSKNKVKISDFGLSRALGVGKDYYQTNFNVNLKLPIAWCAPESISYLKFTSASDVWAYGVTLWEMFSYGFQPWAALTGHQILEAIDEPNFQRLEQPECCPKDYFALMQQCWQHEPSKRPKFSELINLLPDLKPEQVQAVQDSSETGQLVYRQGDVITVLDKGSSNTLWKGVLNNGKTGFFNPAHTIAYLGSNLPSNKPGEFTRGDGKNAFSSQRRKIRTDMISSPQGDLKHTGHVGLDGAYFGDIGFLGGKYPHLPRQVVTPYKPQEDVTENSSQAINQDARNTEMNRELLRDNRNMQQDIQNKHENIWSDASSEVCHVGNSSKQSVPLNVAGNNDSLGADHEYHEISDEENQDSPLRFDKTLNFDFGPSLLAEMDQMFRSLGSSPPPPPPAHPLSAEHESSNVRNELREIQAKQSNKKKQATVSPINVKPISAADQKTLYSAIAMAQELTARSMTDLEHPPESPRTPASPSRRRKFSFKLPHQHSPKPDRRHFSEEAASIPDIQWLCSSLQSLSSTVSSIESLGAPSTLKLPLWDKASAEFCFAKSRELLTKPTAWTSYMDIEFDAHILDNAAMKQNLVKSTEFLENGNKKSNYNCENVTDTNEKLNVLQQNGKIPPLSIENSNFDFPREQKRVSTSYVDRYFEQSKYFEDDGALSCTTEKTPYFGEEKMDKYDKINNLEQPNRSCYSNIQEQAPVIANKHNQQMPNKFGNCDQQLKENVGNFDAQCEETASFDLIKEKPVNFADFPRSKPVKFDSSRDKIDLGTRPKISSSFSDSSKMNIPEFPKKIDVSKTRGGKIAFVPRNANQDAKSAIYGSTDSIKTNLKAGGEADNPRGNMEAVRINIQSFRKIEQNQNGHDGFPFVISNNPLFIAESEKKESPVYSSSESLRVNFQRLRRKSDAEANNQVELSSKLLAEKYQREVSGLESVKNYLDSKKGQGLNLGLGKLTQNMIQLGKNIAQNSRNIDTTASKSLVTNMRNLDMSGQTQSSLRSLNIPTQKPKHLDLNIPLQCQSQISMKLNLMQKANPPSSPTIHQHILEPPKLYQNDNTRQEVSKTDVMLEKMSTTTNIYRHRTSSLSENRKPQMKNIRRSFHPTNDSSEDSDSISHSETDIRSRLRYKRRHKKVPHNLRLNFKNKGHFLHPETARGFSSIELCGKSPPPSTSFLNSLSPPFSSRNNLLSWPESAPSSSLTFTSNSDLDSDTSSEYPEFTSDILTFPPSPAP from the exons ATGG ACACACAAGGAGGAATGTCCCGAAACACTGGGCCTGGTTTGTATGAGTTCCTTATGGAAGCAGAGCTTCAACAATATTATCCTGGAATTCGAG GGGACTTGAAAGTACAGACCACTGCACAATTGAAATATGTAACAGAAGAAGATTTGAACGCGATTGGAATGAGCAAACCAGAGATGCGTCGTTTGAAGAAGTATTTTCAGAAGCATTTTCCACAAAATTATCTTTCCAAGTTTAAAAAGATGCTGTTACCAAAACGGGATGAACCAACAATGGGTGGTTTGACCATGTTACCGGAAGAGAGACAAGATAGACCCCCTATTCGTGTTCCTAATAAACATATGATACCAGCTGATGCTATTATCGTAAATAAAGAACTAGGAACAGGAGAATTTGGAGTTGTACAGCAAGGTGTTTGGACAAATGATGGGGAGAGGATACAAGTTGCCATTAAGTGTTTGTCACGAGAAAGAATGCAGAATAATCctattgaatttttgaaagaagCAGCTATAATGCATGCCATAGATCATGAACACATTGTAAGACTGTACGGTGTAGTTTTGGATACAAATTCTTTAATGCTTGTCACGGAATTAGCACCTTTGAGATCTTTACTAGAATGCCTGAAAGAACCTAGCTTACGTGCTAGTTTTCCAGTTCTTTCTTTGTGCGATTTTGCCGTGCAAATTGCAGATGGTATGCAATATTTAGAAGCAAAGAGGCTGATACATCGTGATCTTGCTGCCAGAAATATTTTGGTGTTTTCCAAAAATAAAGTGAAGATATCTGATTTCGGATTATCTCGTGCTCTAGGAGTTGGGAAAGACTATtatcaaacaaattttaatgtaaatttaaaattaccaaTAGCTTGGTGTGCTCCAGAAAGCATATCTTACTTAAAATTTACTTCTGCAAGTGATGTATGGGCTTACGGGGTAACCTTGTGGGAAATGTTTAGTTATGGCTTTCAACCATGGGCAGCATTAACTGGTCATCAAATTTTGGAAGCAATAGAtgaaccaaattttcaaagattaGAGCAACCAGAGTGTTGTCCAAAAGATTATTTTGCACTTATGCAGCAATGTTGGCAGCATGAACCATCCAAGAGACCTAAATTTTCGGAATTGATTAATCTTTTGCCTGATTTAAAACCAGAACAAGTTCAGGCTGTTCAGGATAGTTCAGAAACAGGTCAGCTTGTTTACAGGCAAGGCGACGTTATTACTGTTTTAGATAAAGGTAGCAGTAACACATTATGGAAAGGTGTTTTAAATAATGGAAAAACTGGTTTCTTTAATCCTGCTCATACAATAGCGTATCTTGGATCTAATTTACCAAGTAATAAGCCTGGAGAATTTACGCGCGGGGATGGCAAAAATGCCTTTTCTTCCCAAAGACGAAAAATTCGTACGGACATGATTTCTTCTCCGCAAGGTGACTTGAAACACACTGGTCACGTTGGGTTAGATGGAGCTTATTTTGGTGATATTGGTTTCCTTGGTGGGAAATATCCGCATTTACCACGACAGGTAGTTACTCCGTACAAACCACAGGAAGATGTAACAGAAAATTCTAGTCAAGCTATAAACCAAGATGCAAGAAACACAGAAATGAACAGGGAATTATTGAGGGACAATAGGAACATGCAGCAAGATATTCAAAATAAGCATG aaaatatatgGTCGGATGCGAGTTCTGAAGTATGTCACGTGGGTAACTCGAGTAAACAATCTGTTCCATTAAACGTAGCTGGCAATAATGATTCTCTTGGAGCAGATCATGAGTATCATGAGATCAGTGACGAAGAAAATCAAGATAGTCCATTAAGATTTGACAAAacattaaattttgattttggtCCAAGTTTGTTGGCTGAAATGGACCAAATGTTCAGATCATTAG GTTCTTCTCCTCCTCCACCGCCTCCTGCTCACCCTTTATCCGCTGAGCACGAATCAAGTAACGTTAGAAACGAACTAAGGGAGATACAGGCAAAACAGAGCAATAAGAAAAAACAAGCCACCGTGAGTCCAATAAAT GTGAAGCCTATCTCAGCCGCCGATCAGAAAACTCTCTACTCAGCCATTGCTATGGCACAGGAATTGACAGCACGTTCCATGACAGATCTTGAACATCCACCGGAGTCTCCCCGAACACCTGCCAGTCCTTCAAGACGCAGAAAGTTCTCTTTTAAGTTGCCACATCAACACAGTCCCAAACCAGACAGACGACACTTTTCAGAAGAAGCTGCCAGTATACCTGACATACAG TGGTTATGTTCGAGCTTGCAATCATTGTCATCCACCGTCTCTAGCATAGAATCACTCGGTGCACCGTCCACCTTAAAGTTACCATTATGGGACAAAGCATCGGCTGAATTTTGTTTCGCAAAGTCACGCGAGCTTCTGACGAAACCTACTGCATGGACCTCGTATATGGACATAGAGTTTGATGCTCATATCTTGGACAACGCAGCCATGAAACAAAATCTCGTCAAGTCCACCGAGTTTTTGGAGAACGGTAACAAAAAAAGTAACTACAATTGTGAGAACGTAACAGACACGAACGAGAAGTTGAACGTTCTTCAGCAAAATGGTAAAATACCTCCTCTGAGCATAGAGAATTCTAATTTCGACTTTCCTCGAGAACAGAAGAGGGTATCTACCAGTTACGTGGATCGTTACTTCGAACAATCAAAGTACTTCGAGGACGATGGCGCACTGAGTTGTACTACGGAGAAGACACCTTATTTTGGGGAGGAGAAGATGGATAAATATGATAAGATCAATAATCTGGAGCAACCTAACAGATCATGCTACTCGAACATTCAAGAACAGGCTCCTGTGATCGCGAACAAACACAATCAACAGATGCCAAATAAGTTTGGTAACTGTGACCAGCAACTGAAGGAGAACGTAGGAAATTTCGACGCACAGTGCGAGGAGACAGCGAGCTTTGATTTGATAAAAGAGAAGCCCGTAAATTTTGCCGACTTCCCACGTAGCAAGCCGGTTAAGTTTGATTCATCCAGAGACAAGATAGATCTGGGTACGAGACCCAAAATCTCCAGTTCTTTCAGTGATTCTTCCAAGATGAacattccagaattccccaaaAAAATCGACGTTTCAAAGACTAGGGGTGGGAAAATAGCTTTTGTTCCCAGGAACGCCAATCAAGATGCTAAAAGTGCCATTTACGGATCAACGGATAGCATAAAGACCAATTTGAAAGCTGGAGGAGAGGCGGACAACCCGAGAGGAAACATGGAAGCTGTGAGGATCAATATACAGAGCTTCCGTAAGATAGAACAGAATCAGAATGGTCACGACGGTTTCCCTTTCGTAATATCTAACAATCCTTTATTCATAGCTGAATCTGAGAAAAAGGAGTCCCCTGTGTATAGTAGTTCAGAGAGTCTGCGAGTGAATTTCCAACGACTCAGGAGGAAGTCGGATGCAGAAGCGAACAATCAGGTTGAATTAAGCAGCAAACTGCTGGCAGAAAAGTATCAGCGCGAAGTATCTGGTTTGGAGAGcgtaaaaaattatttggatTCGAAAAAGGGCCAAGGATTGAATCTGGGTCTGGGTAAGCTAACGCAAAACATGATCCAACTTGGCAAAAACATTGCACAGAATTCCAGAAATATAGATACCACCGCGTCCAAGTCATTGGTGACAAACATGAGGAACTTGGATATGTCTGGGCAAACCCAGTCGTCGCTTAGGAGCTTGAATATTCCTACTCAGAAGCCTAAGCATTTGGACTTGAACATTCCGCTTCAATGTCAGTCGCAGATCAGCATGAAGCTGAATTTAATGCAGAAAGCGAATCCACCGTCTAGTCCCACCATACATCAGCATATCTTGGAACCACCTAAATTGTATCAGAACGACAACACAAGGCAAGAGGTATCGAAGACCGATGTTATGTTGGAGAAAATGTCGACGACCACAAATATATACAGACACAGAACCTCGTCTCTGTCGGAGAACAGGAAACCACAGATGAAAAATATTAGAAGATCTTTTCATCCTACGAACGACTCCAGCGAGGATTCAGATTCTATATCCCATTCAGAGACTGATATAAGGAGTCGTTTACGATACAAACGACGTCACAAGAAGGTCCCACACAATCTGCGCTTGAACTTCAAGAACAAGGGTCACTTCTTGCATCCAGAGACAGCGAGGGGATTTTCGTCCATAGAACTTTGCGGGAAATCACCGCCTCCGTCGACCagctttttaaattctttatcgCCGCCTTTCTCTTCTAGAAACAATTTGCTTTCTTGGCCAGAAAGTGCCCCCAGTTCTAGTCTGACGTTCACCAGTAACTCTGATCTGGATTCAGACACTAGTTCAGAATATCCAGAATTTACCAGCGACATATTGACTTTCCCACCATCTCCTGCTCCATAA